The proteins below come from a single Micromonas commoda chromosome 8, complete sequence genomic window:
- a CDS encoding predicted protein: protein MGSPTSGSKRKKTTEKGLRMAATVKEMDGSQGFDAVVVCTSNAAQEAYWQERLEATRGQAAKAGAVIVAVHEDWAADGAGNGLGTLYAYTKAKAKAALQGADLDAVLASGGTVGIYHTAGKGTRLAPLPGAENNNKPGVKLPSLVEIAPGVTSELTILEAVVRQTGCYAPHRAGRCSVFWGDQIFVPAAGHLPSGSHHADILAQMGPMPSEEEWTLKGLDKYGLITVNDAGEAAQVEKVSFETANKLLASFGTVTSVGPSLGSFSLSHEMLAALLDEFKSEIAGKQAKMDSDPHFWMPLTLAKDAYVSVMITKDETAEAAGAHHDRMQAFRAKLPGTRGVFGAIDVGEGCYWWDYGQLKLYLTNNVLAMKDTEEAAALRDYLKIPDGGTQASELGAGVALAGGSIVLASKIGSGSVNNTIASHVTTGECNANGCMLINVTARKIHANNCIVYNVVDDSEDGLVLPDGAVVTNVFMESGDKLVQTSSVTTDGGKVFKSRLSANPYSFNDVYKMNQDTDVRAAYAKGAAAHAALAATIG from the coding sequence ATGGGTTCACCCACCTCGGGTTCGAAGCGTAAGAAGACCACCGAGAAGGGCCTGCGCATGGCCGCCACGGTGAAGGAGATGGACGGCTCGCAGGgcttcgacgccgtcgtcgtctgcaCCAGcaacgccgcgcaggaggcgTACTGgcaggagcgcctcgaggcgaCTCGCGGGcaggccgccaaggccggcgcggtcatcgtcgcggtgcACGAGGACTgggccgccgacggcgccggcaaCGGACTCGGCACGCTCTACGCGTAcaccaaggccaaggccaaggcggcgctccAGGGCGCggatctcgacgccgtgctcgccAGCGGCGGCACCGTCGGCATCTATCACACCGCCGGCAAGGGCACCCGACTCGCGCCGCTTCCCGGCGCCGAGAACAACAACAAGCCCGGGGTCAAGCTCCCGTCCCTCGTCGAAATCGCCCCGGGCGTGACCAGCGAGCTCACCATCCTCGAGGCGGTCGTCCGGCAGACCGGCTGCTACGCCCcccaccgcgccggtcgaTGCTCCGTGTTCTGGGGCGATCAGATCTTCGTCCCAGCCGCCGGTCATCTCCCGTCGGGTTCCCACCACGCCGACATCCTCGCACAGATGGGCCCGATGCCCTCCGAGGAGGAGTGGACGCTCAAGGGCCTGGACAAGTACGGCCTCATCACCGtcaacgacgcgggcgaggcggcgcaggtggAGAAGGTTTCGTTCGAGACGGCTAACAAACTCCTCGCGTCCTTCGGCACCGTCACCTCCGTCGGCCCGTCCTTGGGCTCCTTCTCCCTCTCTCACGagatgctcgccgcgctgctggacGAGTTCAAGTCCGAGATTGCGGGCAAGCAGGCGAAGATGGACTCCGATCCGCACTTTTGGATGCCGCTCACGCTCGCGAAGGATGCGTACGTGTCGGTGATGATCACCAAGGATGAaaccgccgaggcggcgggcgctcACCACGATCGCATGCAGGCGTTCCGCGCGAAGCTCCCGGGCACGCGCGGGGTGttcggcgccatcgacgtcggcgaggggtGCTACTGGTGGGATTACGGCCAGCTCAAGCTCTACCTGACCAACAACGTGCTGGCGATGAAGGacaccgaggaggcggcggcgctgcgggaCTACCTCAAGATACCCGACGGGGGCACGCAGGcgtccgagctcggcgccggcgtcgcccttgcCGGCGGCAGTATCGTGCTCGCGTCCAAGATCGGGAGTGGGAGCGTCAACAACACCATCGCCAGCCACGTCACCACCGGCGAGTGCAACGCGAACGGCTGCATGCTCATCAACGTCACGGCTCGAAAGATCCACGCCAACAACTGCATCGTGTAcaacgtcgtcgacgattcCGAGGACGGACTCGTCTtacccgacggcgcggtggtcacCAACGTGTTCATGGAGTCGGGCGACAAGCTGGTGCAGACCTCGAGCGTCACCACGGACGGAGGGAAGGTGTTCAAGTCCAGACTCTCCGCAAATCCGTACTCGTTCAACGACGTGTACAAGATGAATCAGGACacggacgtccgcgccgcgtacgccaagggcgccgcggcgcacgccgccttggccgccacGATCGGCTGA
- a CDS encoding predicted protein encodes MGEETVAELRVPHVDDAVKRVSALDVAGDDGERADLAPADEEAAGNTGTIDDVKGGDVKARAVALIDDDRLLQAARLLRAHDVHVPIIDPRDAADVKLNAFIPKAAVMGDLIESLKADPRGPGTEWIVQCEHSGRRDVSIYYRMDKETQTKLTARIESPIRKDMLVPFLSVLNESELYKSWLPNWTMPRLRVRRSDKLSQTGRCSQVVLVTVDLPWPFSSRECVLDAWGVDDIDASGDICVLVDSMTPGQTMRCGTIVPDVDEKSIVRIDFTGGFLFRKLPDGWDAKRDATRAASSWFGTASGGAGSDVPESTGPESRRASFDSAHSDDDTAGGIDGTQPCTDDRILVSVQMYMDPKLAYVPTSLLNFVIRTVMYTMWCMLLRVAEKVRDGRSEPHRASIAAKAGELYDWVRERTGAMLARIFAPQPVA; translated from the coding sequence ATGGGGGAGGagaccgtcgcggagctgcgGGTCCCGCAcgttgacgacgccgtcaagcGCGTGTCGGCGCTCGAtgtcgccggcgacgacggtgagagggccgacctcgcgcccgccgacgaggaggccgcggGAAACACGGGCacgatcgacgacgtcaagggcggcgacgtcaaggCGAGAGCCGTGGCGCtgatcgacgacgatcgcctGCTCCaggccgcgcgcctcctccgcgcgcacgacgttCACGTCCCGATaatcgacccgcgcgatgccgccgacgTCAAGCTCAACGCGTTCATCCCGAAGGCGGCGGTCATGGGAGACCTCATCGAGTCGCTCAAGGCTGATCCCAGGGGACCGGGCACCGAGTGGATCGTCCAGTGCGAGCACAGCGGGAGACGCGACGTGAGCATCTACTATCGCATGGACAAGGAGACGCAGACGAAGCTCACGGCGAGGATCGAGTCCCCGATCCGCAAGGACATGCTCGTCCCTTTCCTCTCCGTGCTCAACGAGAGCGAGCTGTACAAGAGCTGGCTGCCCAACTGGACGATGCCGCGGCTGCGAGTGCGCCGGAGCGACAAGCTGTCGCAGACGGGCCGATGCAGCCAGGTGGTGCTCGTGACGGTCGATCTTCCATGGCCGTTTTCGAGCAGGGAGTGCGTGTTGGACGCGTGGGGCGtggacgacatcgacgccagCGGCGACATATGCGTCCTGGTGGACTCAATGACCCCGGGCCAAACGATGCGATGTGGAACAATCGTccccgacgtggacgagaaGAGCATCGTCCGAATAGACTTTACCGGAGGCTTCCTGTTTCGGAAGCTGCCCGACGGGTGGGACGCGAagagggacgcgacgagggcggcgtcctcgtggTTCGGGACCGCGAGTGGTGGTGCCGGGAGTGATGTTCCGGAGTCCACGGGGCCGGAGTCGCGTAGAGCTTCGTTCGACTCGGCgcactcggacgacgacacagctggcgggatTGACGGGACGCAGCCGTGTACAGACGACCGGATCCTGGTCTCGGTGCAGATGTACATGGACCCGAAACTCGCGTACGTGCCGACGTCGCTGCTGAACTTCGTCATCCGCACCGTGATGTACACGATGTGGTGCATGCTCCTGCGGGTGGCGGAGAAGGTGAGGGACGGTCGGAGCGAGCCCCATCGCGCATCCatcgcggccaaggctgggGAGCTGTACGACTGGGTGCGGGAGAGAACCGGGGCGATGCTGGCGAGGATCTTCGCGCCTCAGCCGGTGGCGTAG